The genomic DNA TCCGTCTTGAAACGATCTGTTGACATTGGGCAGCCATGCGCTTGCAGACTGATGGCAGCGCTGGCCCGGATTATGTTTGACATCGCGGCACGCAACCTCGTTGAAGGTGAGGGGGAGATTCAGCTGTTGGTTGGGATGTTCTCTGCATGGGCAGCTGGTGCAATGCTGTTTTGCAGAAATGCAAATTCAGCCAGGTTTTGACATTCCGTCCTGATGGGGTAGTGAATGGAGAGGATGGCGCTGCCCACTGCGTATGGGCAGCATCGTCCTCTTCATTTTCGCAACCAGGAGGTTTTATGGCCCAACCCAAAAACATCACGAACATCACCGAGCTGTCAGGTCTTGCACCGGAGGACCGGGAACGTCTGCGTCCGGTCATGGATACATTCGCTTTTTTGTCCAATGAGTACTATTTGTCACTCATCAATTGGGATGACCCGGACGATCCGATCCGCAAGGTGATCGTGCCCTGCGAGGAGGAACTGCAGGATTGGGGGCATCTGGATCCCTCCAACGAAAGCAAGTATTCCGTCATGCAGGGTGTGCAGCACAAGTATGAGAGCACGGCGGTCTTTCTGGCCAGCGACGCATGCGGCGGATATTGCCGGTTCTGCTTTCGCAAGCGGCTGTTCATCCATCCCGAGCAGCGGGAGTTTTTAACGGATGTGGATGCGGCTCTGGATTATGTTCGCGATCATCCGGAAATCAATAATGTCCTGATTACCGGCGGGGACGGCCTGATGCTGCCCACGGCCCGCCTGGAACGGATCGTCGCCGGATTACGGGAGATCCATCACGTCCGGATCATCCGGGTGGGCACAAAATTGATGGCCTACAATCCCTACAGAGTATTGGACGACCCGGAACTGGTCCGGCTTGTGGAACGGTACAGCCTGCCGGATCGGCGAATGTACTTCATGCTCCATTTCAATCATCCCCGGGAGATCACCGAGCAGAGCATCGCTGCCTGCAACCTGCTGCATCGGGCCGGGGCCGTGCTCTGCAACCAGACGCCCATGTTGCGTGGCGTCAACGATTCGCCGGAAGTTCTGGGTGAACTGTTCAACACCTTGTCCTTCATCGGCGTGCCTCCATACTATGTGTTTCTGTGCCGGCCCACTGTGGGCAATCTGCCCTTTGCCGTGCCCATCGAGCAGGCGCACAACATTTTTCTGGGGGCAAAAAGCATCTGCTCGGGGCTGGCCAAGCGGGCCAGGCTGACCATGTCCCATGCCACGGGCAAGATCGAGGTGCTGGCTTCCACCTCGGATCAGATGATTTTCCGCTACCACCGGGCAGCCAGCCCGGAGCAGAGCGCGGAAGTGGTTATCTGCAAAAAGAACCCCGAAGCCTACTGGTTCGACGATTACCAGGAAATCATGGAAGTGGTCAGTCTGGGGGATGGGTCCTCGGGGTAAGCAAAAAGCCGGGGCGCTGCGATGTTTGAGAGCAGCGCCCCGGCTTTTTCTATGGAAATGGGCTGGGAGGATCAGAGGAAATAGTCGAAGTCTTGTTCGCGCTTCATGGTTCGTTTCAGGGTCAGGATGCGGGCCGGGAGGGTGTGGGGGTTGAGTTCGAGGACGGGATGGCGACTTTGCCAGATAAAGCGCTCCCCGCTGAGTTCGTCCTGAAGCAGAAATGGGCGGCCTTCGGTCAGCCCCAGCTCTTCCAGGGGCAAATCCAGTTGACCAGTCTGGGGCTGGAACGGGTCCAGATTGACCACGATCAGCAGCGTGTCCGCTCCGTCCGGCGAGGTCTTCAGGTAGGCGATCAGCGCGTCATTGCTCACCGGGACAAACAGCAGATTATCCGTACGCTGCAGGGCAGGGTGGTTGCGGCGGATGCGATTGACCCAGGTGATCAACTCCTTGAGATTGCCGGGCTGGTCCCAATTCCAGCGGCGGCACTCGAATTTCTCTGAATCCAGGTATTCCTCCTTGCCGGGCAGGGCGTCGGCCACGCAAAGTTCGAAAGCCGGGCCGTAAATACCGTAGCTGCTGGAAAGGGTCGCGGCCAGGATCAGGCGGATCATGAAGGCCGGGCGGCCGCCGTACTGCAGGTATTCCGGGAGGATGTCCGGCGTGTTGGGCCAGAAATTGGGCCGGAAGGAGTCCCGCAGCTCGGTGCGGGTCAGCTCGGTCATGTACTCCGTCAGCTCGGCCTTGGTGTTGCGCCAGGTAAAGTAGGTGTAGGACTGGGAAAAGCCCAGCTTGCCCAGTCTGGCCATGATTTTCGGACGGGTGAAGGCCTCGGCCAGGAAAATGACGTCCGGATGTTCGGCGCGAATCGTGGTGATCAGCCAGTGCCAGAATGCGAAAGGCTTGGTGTGGGGATTGTCCACCCGAAAAATCAACACCCCTTTGCCGATCCAGAACCGGACCACATCCGCCAGTTCCTGCCACAAGGCCTCCCAATCCTGGGTTTCAAAATGAAAGGGCAGGACATCCTGGTACTTCTTCGGAGGATTTTCCGCATACTGGACCGTTCCGTCCGGCCGCCATAAAAACCAGTCCGGATGCTCCCGAACATAGGGATGGTCCGGGGCGCACTGATAGGCCAAATCCAGGGCGATTTCCAGACCATGCGTTCCGGCCTGGGCCACGAGTTCCGCAAAATCGTCCCAGGAACCCAGCTCCGGGTGCAGGGCTGTGTGGCCGCCCTCATCCGCACCGATGGCCCATGGGGACCCCGGATCGCCGGCCTGGGCGGTGACGGTGTTGTTTTTACCCTTGCGATGGGTCCGGCCAATGGGGTGGATCGGCGGGAAATAGAGGACGTCAAAGCCCATTCGGGCGATCTCCGGCAGGTGGGGAATCACGTCGCGCAGGGTTCCGTGGCGATCCGGCTGCGGGGACCAGGAACGGGGGAAGAGTTCATACCAGGTGCTGTACAGGGCTCGCTTGCGCTCCACATGCAGGCGCAACACCCTGTTGGAGCGGGTAATCAGCTCCTGGTCCGGACAGGCGTGGATTGCTTCCAGCAGAGCCGGCTCCTCAAGCATTCTCAGGGCATCGGCAACTTCGAGGCGGTCATTTTTTTCATGGAGAGCAGGGTGCTTGCTCAGTTTGTCCGCTGTTGCGCGCAGCAACGCGGCCAAGTCGGGGCGGGTGTTGGTGTCTGCCCGGTCAGCCGTGGTTTCCAAGAGGACAACAGCCGAGAGCAGGTCCACGCGAATAGCCTGGCCGGCATCCAATTTCCTGTGCATGCCGTGGAGCAGGGTGCCGTAATGGTCGATCCAGGCTTCCAGGGTGTACTCGTATTCTCCGGTCCGCTCCGGGGTGACCCGGGCCTCCCAGAGGTCGTTGGGCAGGCCGAGCATGGGGTAGTGGTCCCACTGCTCCGCGCCGCGGGCCTTGAACAGCAGGCGGGCTTGAATCTGGTCATGGCCGTCGGTGAAAATGTCGGCTCGGACCCGGAGGTCCTCGCCCACTACGCGTTTGGCGGCGAATCGTCCTTCTTCGATTTCCGGGCGGACATGTTCGATGACCACGCGACGGCGGCCGTTGGTGGGATGCATGATGACTCCTTCGTTCAGGGGATGAGGGCCGGCATGAGAATCCGCTCCCAGGAGGCGTCGGTCAGGTCGACGATGTGCAGGCAGCCATGGAACAAGGGAGCGTGTCCGCAGGCCAGGGCAACGGCTTCCCGGCACTGCAGGGAGGCGATCAGCCAGACGCAGGGGGCCAGGGTGCCCAGGGGAACTTCAGCGCCCTGCGTGGGCCTGCCGTCCTCTGTCGGACTGTGGCCGAGCACGCCCTGAAATATGCCCGTGTCCGGATCAAGGGGAAGCTGCGTCGTGATAAAGCCGGTCCAGCCGGCCACGGCCGCGCTGACCACGGGGATACCGGCGTTGGCAGCGGCCTGGCGCAGGGCCAGTTTGGTCGGCAGGTCACCCAGGGCGTCCAGAATAATGTCCGCGCCCTGGATGAATCCAGGCATCTCCGCCTGGCTGATGACGGCTTGTCGGGTGGTAAGATCAACCTCCGAGTTCACGGCCTGGATTCGCTCCTGCGCTGCCTCGGCCTTGGGGCGGCCAATATTCGACTCCAGGCTGAAAAGCTGCCGGTTCAGGTTGCTGGCCTCGAAGACATCGCCATCCGCGGCCCGGATCCAACCCTGGCCCTTTCGGCTGAAGCCCATCCGGGCCACCATTTCCAGGAGCGTTCCTCCCAGGCCGCCCAGGCCCAACTGACAGATCCTGGCGGCAGCCAATCGGTTCTGGTCTGCTTCAGAGAGGGTGGAACCGTTGCGTATATAGCGTTGCGCAAACGGGTCGGGCATGGCCTCAGCCCCCTCCGACAGCCGGGAACAGGCCAATGCGATCGCCTTCCTGCAGTTCGTATTCTGGTCTGACAATCACTCCGTTGGCAAAGGTGATTTTGATCTCGTTCTCGGGAATGCCCAGGAACGCCACGAGATCTCGAAGCATGGGGCGTGGTCCGAGATGAAATTCGTTCTCCTTGGGCTGGAACGTAGCCAGGGTGGCGTAACATTTCACTTCGAGCAGCATGGGGGGTCCTTGGTTATTGGTGGTGCCGGGCTTAAGGGGCGATGGTGTCGTGTCGGCCGTATTGTCATGTTTTTTCGTCAGAGACACCAAAAAAAATGTAAAGAAGGCGGGGCGGATGGTCAACCGTGGGCAGGCCGAAAGCCGGAAATGATGGTCATGATCCGGCAGGAATATTTTGACATTCGGGCGTTGACAACCTAGATTCCGCCTCTTTTGCCTTCCTTCTTTTCACTTTGAGGTAAATGCATCATGCATCATATTGTTCTGGACGGCGATGTTCTGGATTTGGCCCTGGAAATCGAGGCATCCGAGAATGCCATGGACCAGGGGCAGGAACGGACAGCCATGGCGTCCCTGCTCGCTTTGGCCAAGAATGAGGATCTGGGTCTATGGGTGCATCCGCACACGGTTACTGACAGGCTGACGCGTTTATCGGAGACCCCTCCCGGAGCGCCCCTCGCTACCGGCCAAGAGGCAGCAAACGTAGCCCTGAAAATGGCCGCATTACTCGAAACGGTGCGCTTGCTGCCCACGCCCGGTGTGCATCTGCTCCAGGTTCTGCATACCGAGAGCCCGACTCCCATGTGGGATCTGACCATTCTCGGGGCCCGAGAATACCTGGAAGACTTTATTGTGCTCCGTCTCCAGGCACATAAGGCGCATTTCGGCGACAGTCACCAGTCTCCCACGGTGCCAGCGACGCCGACAATAATGACACCTACAGATTGCCACCGCCTAGTCTCGGCAGAGCTAAAGTCCCAGGCAGATGACCGGCAGCCTTCCGGCGCAGTGCCCTTTGTGGACCTCAAGGCCCAGCAGATGGGTATTTATCCGGTTTTGGAAGCGAACATCTTTCAGGTCCTGAAAAGCTGCAAGTTCATTCTCGGGCCCGAGGTTCAGGAGCTGGAACAACGCCTCGCCGAATCCACCGGCGTGGAGCACGTGGTTTCCTGTTCCTCCGGCACCGAGGCCCTGGCCCTGGCCTTGATGGCCTATGACATCGGCCCCGGCGACGCCGTTTTCACCACGCCGTTCAGTTTTATCGCCACCGCCGAGGTGATCTGCTTGCGGGGGGCCACGCCGATTTTTGTGGATATCGACCCGCGGACATTCAATCTGGATCCGGGCCGGCTGGATGCCGCGGTGAATGCCCTGGTCAGCGGCAAGGGTGGACACGCATTACCCTCTGGCGCGGCAGGTCTGAAGCCCAAAGCGGTCATCACTGTGGACCTCTTCGGGCTGCCCGCGGATCATGACCGGATCAATGCGATAGCAGCCAGGCACGGGCTGGCCGTGATCGAAGACGCGGCCCAGTCCTTTGGCGGACAGGCACATGGCCGACAGGCCTGTGCCCTGGGCGATGTCGGCTGCACGTCGTTCTTTCCGGCAAAACCCCTGGGTGGCTATGGTGAAGGCGGGGCCTGCTTTACCAATGACGCGGCCGTTGCGGAATTGATGCGGTCGATTCGGGTGCACGGCCAGGGAACGTCACGCTATGAGCATGCCCGATTGGGAACCAATGCTCGGTTGGACAGCCTGCAGGCCGCGGTGCTTCTGGCCAAGATGGACGTCTTTCCCCTGGAACTGGAGCGGCGGGAAGAGTTGGCCGCCAGGTATTCCCGATTGTTGGAGCCTTGTGCGCTGGTGCCGCCGCTGATTCCCGAGGGGTTTCGGTCAGCCTGGGCCCAGTATTCTCTTCTGGCCAAAGACGAGGTGCACCGCGATGCCTGCCGTCAGGCACTGACGGATCACGGTATTCCCAGCGTGATTTATTACCCGATCCCGCTGCACCTGCAACGCGTTTTTCACCCCTTGGGGTACGCTTCAGGTGCTCTGCCCGTGTGCGAAGCAGCATCCCGGCGAATTTTCAGCCTGCCCATGCACCCGTATTTACAGGCACGGACCCAGGAACGGATTGCCAGGATTCTTTGCGATATTGCTCCAGCGGTCTGACTTTTCATCTCATCTTCCGCGAAATCCCCTAAGAACGTTTCCCAAGAGAAATCCCCATGAATGAATCCCAACCACTCAAAGTCGGCCTGATCGGTGTCGGCAAGATGGGCCGCAATCACCTGCGGGTCCTGTCCTATATAAAACCGGTAAATGTGGTCTTCATCCACGACCGCAACCGAGAAGCGGAAGTCCGGCTGGCCGAGGAGTTCGGCACGCGTCCTGCCGGAAATCTGGAACAGGATCTTGCTGAGGTGGACGCCGTGGTTCTGGCCACGCCAACCTCCACCCATCTGGAGTACATCGAACTGGTCAGCCGATTCGTGACCAATCTGTTCGTGGAAAAGCCACTCACGGACAGCCTGGAAACCACTCGGGCCGCAGCCGAGCTGGCCCGAGAGAGAAGTCTGCGTCTCCAGGTCGGGTTCATTGAGCGCTTCAATCCCGTGGTCACGGAACTGATCAAGATCGTTGGTCGTTCCACGGACGTGGTCAGCATGGACCTGACCCGCACGGACAAGGTTCCGGACCGCAATCTGGACGTGGACGTGGTTCTGGATCTGATGGTGCATGACCTGGATCTGGCCCTGCATCTGCGTGGACCAGTGGAGCGCATTCAGGCCTTCGGCCATACCCAGAGCGGATTGACCGCCCTGGCCCATGCCGTACTGGTGCACAGCAACGGCACGATATCCCGGGTTATGGCCAGCAAGATCACGGAAAAGCGAATTCGACAGATCGCCGTGACCTGCCCGGAGATGTACGTCGAGGCGGATCTGCTGCAAAAGGAGCTGGTCCTGCACCGCAAGACCGTGGCCCAGCGCTATGCGGATCTCTCTCTGGCCTCGGTTCGCGAGGCGGTTTTCGTGCCCCATGAGGAGGCCCTGCTGGCCCAGTTGCTGGCCTTTGCCGGATACTGCCGGGGCCGGGATTGCGCAGGTCCGGCCAATGTTCCCACGGTGGAAGCGGCCCTGGCCTCCATGGAGCTGGCCGAGGTGATCCGCGAGAGCATTGTCCAAAACGCCACGGCTCCGGTTCCATTCCAGCCCATTGGATTCTGAGCCGTGACCGCTCCCCAGGTCTGGCTGAACGCCTGCGAACCGTCTGGGGACATGCATGCCGCCAGTCTGGCTGGGGCGCTACGTGAGCAATGCCCTCAGATCCGGTTGCGA from Desulfonatronum thioautotrophicum includes the following:
- a CDS encoding KamA family radical SAM protein, with the protein product MAQPKNITNITELSGLAPEDRERLRPVMDTFAFLSNEYYLSLINWDDPDDPIRKVIVPCEEELQDWGHLDPSNESKYSVMQGVQHKYESTAVFLASDACGGYCRFCFRKRLFIHPEQREFLTDVDAALDYVRDHPEINNVLITGGDGLMLPTARLERIVAGLREIHHVRIIRVGTKLMAYNPYRVLDDPELVRLVERYSLPDRRMYFMLHFNHPREITEQSIAACNLLHRAGAVLCNQTPMLRGVNDSPEVLGELFNTLSFIGVPPYYVFLCRPTVGNLPFAVPIEQAHNIFLGAKSICSGLAKRARLTMSHATGKIEVLASTSDQMIFRYHRAASPEQSAEVVICKKNPEAYWFDDYQEIMEVVSLGDGSSG
- a CDS encoding Gfo/Idh/MocA family protein; its protein translation is MNESQPLKVGLIGVGKMGRNHLRVLSYIKPVNVVFIHDRNREAEVRLAEEFGTRPAGNLEQDLAEVDAVVLATPTSTHLEYIELVSRFVTNLFVEKPLTDSLETTRAAAELARERSLRLQVGFIERFNPVVTELIKIVGRSTDVVSMDLTRTDKVPDRNLDVDVVLDLMVHDLDLALHLRGPVERIQAFGHTQSGLTALAHAVLVHSNGTISRVMASKITEKRIRQIAVTCPEMYVEADLLQKELVLHRKTVAQRYADLSLASVREAVFVPHEEALLAQLLAFAGYCRGRDCAGPANVPTVEAALASMELAEVIRESIVQNATAPVPFQPIGF
- a CDS encoding DegT/DnrJ/EryC1/StrS family aminotransferase gives rise to the protein MHHIVLDGDVLDLALEIEASENAMDQGQERTAMASLLALAKNEDLGLWVHPHTVTDRLTRLSETPPGAPLATGQEAANVALKMAALLETVRLLPTPGVHLLQVLHTESPTPMWDLTILGAREYLEDFIVLRLQAHKAHFGDSHQSPTVPATPTIMTPTDCHRLVSAELKSQADDRQPSGAVPFVDLKAQQMGIYPVLEANIFQVLKSCKFILGPEVQELEQRLAESTGVEHVVSCSSGTEALALALMAYDIGPGDAVFTTPFSFIATAEVICLRGATPIFVDIDPRTFNLDPGRLDAAVNALVSGKGGHALPSGAAGLKPKAVITVDLFGLPADHDRINAIAARHGLAVIEDAAQSFGGQAHGRQACALGDVGCTSFFPAKPLGGYGEGGACFTNDAAVAELMRSIRVHGQGTSRYEHARLGTNARLDSLQAAVLLAKMDVFPLELERREELAARYSRLLEPCALVPPLIPEGFRSAWAQYSLLAKDEVHRDACRQALTDHGIPSVIYYPIPLHLQRVFHPLGYASGALPVCEAASRRIFSLPMHPYLQARTQERIARILCDIAPAV
- a CDS encoding MoaD/ThiS family protein, with the translated sequence MLLEVKCYATLATFQPKENEFHLGPRPMLRDLVAFLGIPENEIKITFANGVIVRPEYELQEGDRIGLFPAVGGG
- a CDS encoding alpha-1,4-glucan--maltose-1-phosphate maltosyltransferase, producing MHPTNGRRRVVIEHVRPEIEEGRFAAKRVVGEDLRVRADIFTDGHDQIQARLLFKARGAEQWDHYPMLGLPNDLWEARVTPERTGEYEYTLEAWIDHYGTLLHGMHRKLDAGQAIRVDLLSAVVLLETTADRADTNTRPDLAALLRATADKLSKHPALHEKNDRLEVADALRMLEEPALLEAIHACPDQELITRSNRVLRLHVERKRALYSTWYELFPRSWSPQPDRHGTLRDVIPHLPEIARMGFDVLYFPPIHPIGRTHRKGKNNTVTAQAGDPGSPWAIGADEGGHTALHPELGSWDDFAELVAQAGTHGLEIALDLAYQCAPDHPYVREHPDWFLWRPDGTVQYAENPPKKYQDVLPFHFETQDWEALWQELADVVRFWIGKGVLIFRVDNPHTKPFAFWHWLITTIRAEHPDVIFLAEAFTRPKIMARLGKLGFSQSYTYFTWRNTKAELTEYMTELTRTELRDSFRPNFWPNTPDILPEYLQYGGRPAFMIRLILAATLSSSYGIYGPAFELCVADALPGKEEYLDSEKFECRRWNWDQPGNLKELITWVNRIRRNHPALQRTDNLLFVPVSNDALIAYLKTSPDGADTLLIVVNLDPFQPQTGQLDLPLEELGLTEGRPFLLQDELSGERFIWQSRHPVLELNPHTLPARILTLKRTMKREQDFDYFL
- a CDS encoding HesA/MoeB/ThiF family protein → MPDPFAQRYIRNGSTLSEADQNRLAAARICQLGLGGLGGTLLEMVARMGFSRKGQGWIRAADGDVFEASNLNRQLFSLESNIGRPKAEAAQERIQAVNSEVDLTTRQAVISQAEMPGFIQGADIILDALGDLPTKLALRQAAANAGIPVVSAAVAGWTGFITTQLPLDPDTGIFQGVLGHSPTEDGRPTQGAEVPLGTLAPCVWLIASLQCREAVALACGHAPLFHGCLHIVDLTDASWERILMPALIP